In Drosophila teissieri strain GT53w chromosome 2R, Prin_Dtei_1.1, whole genome shotgun sequence, the following proteins share a genomic window:
- the LOC122612488 gene encoding uncharacterized protein LOC122612488 produces the protein MSPFMEKTMLLLGVLCCIQVTTALMCYDCNSEFDPRCGDPFEPYSIGEVNCSKQEPLEHLKDKYKPTLCRKTVQKIYGKTRIVRGCGYIPDEHTDNKCVRRSGTHDVAAIYCSCTKDLCNGANSNAGQWMMLPLILAAGLALLLNSRHTIRFQSS, from the exons ATGTCGCCATTCATGGAGAAGACGATGTTGTTGTTAGGCGTGCTCTGCTGCATACAAG TGACCACTGCCCTGATGTGCTACGACTGCAACAGCGAGTTCGATCCCCGCTGCGGCGATCCCTTCGAGCCGTACTCCATTGGCGAGGTGAACTGCAGCAAACAGGAGCCGCTGGAGCACCTGAAGGACAAGTACAAGCCCACCCTGTGCCGCAAAACCGTGCAAAAGA TTTACGGGAAGACCCGGATCGTGCGAGGATGCGGATACATCCCAGACGAACACACCGACAACAAGTGCGTGAGACGCTCGGGAACCCACGACGTGGCCGCCATCTACTGCTCCTGCACCAAGGATCTGTGCAACGGAGCCAACTCGAACGCTGGCCAGTGGATGATGCTGCCCCTCATCCTGGCCGCCGGATTGGCGCTTCTGCTGAACTCGAGGCACACAATACGATTCCAGAGCTCGTAA